The Arachis hypogaea cultivar Tifrunner chromosome 14, arahy.Tifrunner.gnm2.J5K5, whole genome shotgun sequence DNA window TTTTCGAGGTGAGGAGCGAAtaccttgttcatcagcctttgatatgtggcccctgcgtTTTTTAACCCAAATGGTATGaccacgtagcagtagtttgctctgggcgtgatgaacgatgtcttttcttgatccgACCTGTACATCGGgatctggttgtatcccgagtaggcatccataaacgacaagtattggtaccccgagctggagtctactagaGTGTCAATGCTTGGGAGCGGAtatgggtccttgggacatgccttattcaggtcggtgtagtcgacgcacatcctccacttgtcGTTTTGCTTCTTGACTAGCACCACATTcgctagccatgttggatatttaacttctctgatgaagccagcttctaggagtgcttgtacctgctcttccaccgcttgggctcgttctgggccgagcttacACCTTCGCTGTTGTACAGGCCGGGACCCTGGATATACTGAGAGTCTGtgagacatgagctcggggtctatccctggcatgtcggaggctttccaggcgaagaggtcagaACTATCTCTTAAGAGCTCTGTCAACCTTTGCTTTAGGTTTTCTtttaggttggctcctatgttggtattttttccttcctctttgccGACCTGTATTTCTTTAGTTTTTCCTCCTGGTTGTGGTCGTAGCTCTTCTCTGGCTCTCGTGCCGCCGAGCTCGATGGTATGGACTTCTTTGCCTCTTTCTCttaggttcaggctttcattgtaacattttcttgccaatttctggtctccccgtaccgttgctatccccgcatatgtcgaaaatttcatgcaaagaTGAGGGGTAGACACCACTGCTCCGAGTCGATttagggtagctctgccgattaaggcattatatgctgaccccacgtcgatgactataaagtctatactcagagttttggatttttccccttttccaaaggtcgtgtgGAGGGGTAGAAATCACAgaggttttattggcgtgtcgcctagtCCATACAAGGTATCAGGGTAGGCTTTTAACTCTTTTTCGTCCAGCCCTAGCTTGTCGAACGCGGGTTTGAAAAGGATGTCCGCTgaacttccttggtctactagagttctatggagatgggcattggctaAGATCAtggttattaccactggatcatcgtgtccagggattacgCCTTGCTCATCCTCCTTTGTAAATGAGATAGTAGGAAGGTCGGGTGATTCGCTCCTGACCTGATAGACTCGCTTGAGGTGTCTTTTGTGAGATGACTTGGTGAGTCCTCCCCCCGCAAATCCTCCCGAGATCATGTGTATATGTCTCTCGggggtttgtggtggtgggtctcttctgtccccatcatctcgctttctcttcccatgatagtccgacctttccatgagatatctatcaagtcgaccttctctggccagcttttctatcacattttttaggtcgtaacaATCAATTGTTGAGTGACCATACagtttatggtactcacagtaatcgctgcggcttcctccctttttatttttaatgggcctgggaggcggcagtctttcagtgttgcagatttctctgtatacatccactatggaaacctttagaggagtataagagtgatatttcctcgGTCTGTCGAGACCGAGCTCTTCTTTTTTCCTgggctctctttctttctcttttattgaGTGGGGGTGTCCGGATCGCCAACTCGTCTCTCGTAGTCTGgcgttctcctccatgttgatgtactttttagctctttcttgtacatcacttaaggaggcggggtgcctttttgatatggactgcgAGAAGGGATCTTCTCTAAGCCCATTTACTAGCCCCATAATGACTGCCtcagtgggcaggtcttgaatctccaagcatgctttgttgaacctttccatgtagtcccGTAagggttctccgacctcctgctttattccCAAGAGGCTTGGTGCATGCTTTACTTTATCCTTCTAGATGGAGAACCTCATTAAGAACTTTCTCGATAGGTCCTCAAAGCTGGTGACCGACCTTGGAGGGAagctatcaaaccacttcatcgccgcttTTGATAGGGTGGTCGGGAAAGCCTTGCATCGCGTTGCATCAGAAGCGTCAGCCAGATatatccgacttttgaaattgcttaaatgatgcttcagatccgtggttccatcatagaggtTCATAtaagggcttttgaagtttcttggaacttttgccctcattatgtcctcactgaatGGGTCCTCTCCTCCCAGGGGCGACTCTTCTCGATCGCCACGGGAGTTCCGACCTCTGAGGGAGGATTCTAGTCTTAAGAGTTTTtcctctaactcttttcgtcgcgcCATCTCCTCCCTTAGGTTCTTCTCTGCCTCTATTTGTAGTTCCAGCTCCTATTCCAGCTGTTCCAAACGACCTTGGTGGCCATGGACTAGTCCCATTAGTTCAGTCGCATGGGATGGTCCATCCTTTTCCGATTCACGCCCCTCCGAGGAGTTCATCTTCGGATCTTTTAATCCGGAGGTGCCTTCTCTATGTTGGTCGTTGGTTCCTTGTTGATGAGTTAGATCTGCGTCATTGTTTCCGGTGTCTagattctcttgttcggaatctgACGCTACATGGCCGTCTTCATGTGACATATCCGCCATTACTGgctgatctctcgggtccccggcaacggcgccaatgttacgatgggtaaccggagattattggATTGGATTAgttaggttggcccaatcgtctgaaagAGGAAGCCTTTGAGCAGGTTTATGATCCAGGGCTTCTGTCCGACTTGTGTGAGAGAGAATGGGGgtagtacctgcaaagacactccgatgccaaagtcagcaaaggagcaaaacaggtctagagagtattgggcttagtgatacctgagggatgtcagggtatttatagtggtgaactcataaccaccgttggagtagttccaccattTAAGGGGGAATAACCgtcctttatcttagggaagttgggataaagctcctggaagtgggtggagagattttaggggcagttactcatttgaatgagtgtttatctgccagctaatcttcgttcccgacttctttagagctaGTCGTGGCAAGAACCAACTTCTCAGGGCGAAGGTCGGCGTTGGGGGtgaggctcaatcctttggattgggccCTCCGTTTGGACCTGTGTCTCAGCGTtgagtcagggtatgaacagatactaactgatctaaaatgattctaatgattctctaacaaggATAATGTGAAGTTTTAAGGGTTGAATTTTATGCAATGTCAAAAAAATCGAAGTTTTACTAATTTTGTTGTTACGGTTTTTGAAGAGTTCTGTATTTTGAGGTTTTGTTTTGTGTTggttatttataaaataaaaaattattttctttcatGAGGATATAAAACGTAGAGGAGAGTAGAGtagagaaattaaaatgaaaaagaataaataaaaattttaaaagctaatGTGTTAAAAAAATACCTTCTTTTTAGAGAAtgttgatatttattttatttctaataagGTGTTTGTTCAATTGTTTGTTAGAATAAAAACAGGTAGTCATTCTTGATTAGTgtcttaaatttaaattatacacCTCGTATTTCAAGTTGAAAATACAATTTTTACTTGATATTATTTAATACAACTaagattttttcaaaattaatcttGGCCTTTCCAGATCTAAACAATAATACATgctagtaataaataaaaatccTCGAATTTAACCGAAATTAAGTTAGCAACCATGATCTACATAATCATATGGCATACCTCTTACAAAAAGAATCAAGAATATTATTACATCTAAATTAAACAAAGTATACAACacaatatttacttccttgctctTCCCTTTGCTTTTGGATCAAAATGATGAGACTTGAGCTTCTTCTTGCGCATTGTAGAGGCAGGACCACCTCCCTCTCTGAATGGCATGCCCATAAGAACTAACAACTTTTGCGCTTCTTGATCGGTTTTAGCCGTTGTCGTTATGCAGATATCCATTCCCCTAGGTTTGCCAACAGCGTCGTATTTGATCTCCGGGAACACACCCTGGTCCTTAACGCCGACGCTGTAGTTCCCATTGCCATCAAAGCTGTTGGGGTTCAGACCTTGAAAATCTCTTGTCCTAGGAAGTCCTAAGTTGATAACTCGGTCTAGGAAGTTGTACATGACCTGTCAAATATCATGTTTTTGCGCTATATGAAAAGTGCAATAGTTATGGTTTATGTTATGCAGTCCTAAAACCATGATTTGAGCAGTTAGATTAATGAAGAAATGAAAAGTAACTTCAATTTTTTATGTTCAGATCACATACAGTATCAAGTTACACGCATTGTAACGAGTTTTCAGAAATCCATCAAAGTCTCATTTAGTAAATTCTTGGTAATAACAATATTCATGAAACTGAACACCGAATTCAATATAAACAAATGAAATGGTTAATATAGCCTATACAAAAGAAAACAAGTTCATCAGCACCCGctccaaaacaaaataaagaaatacaCAAGCACGCACACACGCATACAAGGAAAACACAAGGTTTTCTTTTAACTTTTGATTCCTAAAGTACCAAGTTCAAGATAACAAAGAATAATGTTGTCTATGTAAACATTTTTTGTTACAAGATAATGTTTGACAAATGGAAGAAAGCATATTCCGCCAACAAGTTCAAGATAACAAAGAATAATGTTGTCTATGtaaaaaatttttgttacaagaTAATGGTTTGACAAATGGAAGAAAGCATATTTCGCCAACAGAAAAAATACTCAACTAACAATTAGCAAAATGAAAGCATATATTCCAAATTTCCAAAATCCCAAAAAGCAACCAATTACTACTACCTATTCCAGGTTTCTTTCCAATCTGAAGAGAAGTCTGAAAtcgtcacattttttttaaagattattcGACTATCCAAATTCCCTTAGTCATGAATCCTCCATTACTGATGTCAAGAATTACTACCTTACCAAATCAACTGAATATACCTTAAGAAATGAAATCCTTCCTTAGCATACAACACCATTGAATTATATTCCATTACTCATAATTCATTCTACTCCTCTTTCACAAAAGAGACATCAATAAACTAACACAAAGTCCTTAGTCACATGAGGCTAAacaattcaacaaacagaaattCACAGTTCACAAAGACATTTAGGTTAGCTATACCAGCGAATAATCACCCTATCTCAGGATCGATAGGCAGACTAGCAGCTGATTATCAcatcccaacaacaacaacatagtGGTAAACACATTGTTCTCAATACCATATGCAGTGTGAAAACGTCTAGATTGTGATAACAAAAGCTCAAAAAATTCGAGTAGCTAAATATTATATCTTTGACATGCTGATTGAATATATGCAGTAAACAAATATCAATTGAATAACAGATGGCTCACCTTTCCTCTGAGTGTCACGGCTATCCCAAGTGGTTGACCTTCCCTAATCTTGAAGGTGGCAACAGAAGCCCTAGCCCGAGTCTTAATCGGTCTCTGCCCTGTGATCAGAGCCAGATCATTCATTGCTGCTTCCAAACCCTTTGCATTTTGTGCAGCATCACCAATACCGCAGTTAACTGTAATTTTCTCGATCTTCGGCACCTGAAACAATGGGCACAAAACAGAATCCAACATTGCAAGATTAAAGGATAACCAACTTATAACACTTCTATCGCATTTTTCCCACCACATTATTCAAAAATTGAACCACCCCATACCAAAAAATATTTGAACTTCAACAAGAAACCTCATGAAATCAAGCTAAATTAATATTCCTACATTGCATTTGCCACACTTTATAACACCAAAACTTAAGAAATCCAATTAACccaaccaacaacaacaacaacaataataataaaacaaggcAAAGTATTTGATGGACTTTTCATAGAAAGTTCCATTTGATGGAGCTGTTTAAAATATTTAACATTTACTCTATGTTATTATGTATTTGTTTATTGGTATCAAAATTTCTACTTAGTAATGACtctacaaattataatttttcataataacACTTGAATCACTCAAAAACCTATACAATCCCAAAGACCCAAACCGGAGACGTCCCCTGACCCATGGAAACATGACCATCCTCCTTGGGCATTGGGTTGCAGTGAAAACACATCGGCATAGTTTCAATCGAAAGATTATTATTGTTGGGTCCTCCTCCTTCTTGAGCCTTGGTGAGTGTGAGATGATGATGAAAGGTCTTGTTTTTGATATTCTTGGAATTTAGCTGGAAGGAGAATGGAAGGAATTTTGCAGCTGCAGGAGATGAAAATATCCTCAATTTTCAATCTTTTGTATCAAACACTTGATTTTGCTCTGTCTTTTTTATTATCCACAAATACCCAATCACACAATCCTAATAAAAAGTATACATTTTATTTTCTCCAAAAACCTTTAATCCCTCCCACTGAAAAACACATCTTCATTGTTTGAACTTATTATGTGGCCTTCATTAATCTGCTTCCCCTTGATTTCTCAATTGTTGACGAACCAGAACATATGCTTCAATCGTCACCGACCATGTCTGAGGAGGATGGCCATGTTCCAATGGGAGCAAAGAATGTCTCCGGTATGGAGTTTGATGAGCTTTGAGTGATTCAAGTGTTGTCATGCCAAGTTATATGTATGtggtttttattatattattgaaaatttgatgtcaatattgaatatataataattatacgaGACAAATGCATAAATATTTGGACAATTCCATCAAATACTTTGCCATAAAACAAAATCCCATGAatacaaagaaatttttttatcatgCCTCTATCACATTTTGCCCcagaatcaataataacaaaaaattacaaGACCCCATAAACCAAAAACCAAAAAAGGCTACAACTTTCATTCTAAAACTTGGAAACAAAACAATCTCAAGAAAAAGTGGGTAAAGTTTCTTAAGAACCTGGTGGATATTGGTGTAATTGAACTCCTCCATGAGCAAAGGAACAATTTTGTCTTTGTACGTAGTTTTGAGACGATGAACAGTCTCTGCTTCGGACTTGTCAACGAGCACCGCAGCACCAGAATCAGAGGCCTTCACAGACAGCAATCCATGCCTTGTTCCATGAGAAAACGgaaatgatgaagaagaagagtgtGGAGGTGGAAAGGGACGAAACTGAGCAAGGAAAGAGGAACTCGACGAGTGAAGAAGAGAATGAGTGGTTGCCATTGTTGTGGGTTTTGCTCACTCCACTTCTCTGCTTCAAATATGGATATTGATTGGATTGGATCCGAGGTCATAGATTTTAACTTTATCATCCACTTGTAAAAAATTTCTtactttattatttaacaattattcatttatatattttctttttttaactattttaaattaatataaagagAGAATCATTATTCTATAAATTATATAAGAATTACACTTGAAATTCTACCTCCTTTAATAAGACaatagagaaaaaataaataaaatattgatttaacttttaaaatcatTCGATATTAAAGACTCTGAATAAGAATTAACTTAaaaacattttattaaattaaatgatattacaatttaaattataagattttttaaataaatattttatttattgatatagatAATTTAaacacaatttatatttttttttttattatttatttttaattaattatgaatatatctcgtttataatataaataattatactcT harbors:
- the LOC112744190 gene encoding large ribosomal subunit protein uL5c, with translation MATTHSLLHSSSSSFLAQFRPFPPPHSSSSSFPFSHGTRHGLLSVKASDSGAAVLVDKSEAETVHRLKTTYKDKIVPLLMEEFNYTNIHQVPKIEKITVNCGIGDAAQNAKGLEAAMNDLALITGQRPIKTRARASVATFKIREGQPLGIAVTLRGKVMYNFLDRVINLGLPRTRDFQGLNPNSFDGNGNYSVGVKDQGVFPEIKYDAVGKPRGMDICITTTAKTDQEAQKLLVLMGMPFREGGGPASTMRKKKLKSHHFDPKAKGRARK